The Propionispora vibrioides genome window below encodes:
- the dprA gene encoding DNA-processing protein DprA → MNKLYMAGLQMTPGIGTARLHQLLRFFGSAEQVWRADLKDLCLSRCLDEQTCHIFLEHREKLDIEQLAEAWERASIKLCSLEEPEYPALLTCSFRPPQVLFYRGTLPKHDKLIGIVGARRASVYGKNAAERLAHDVAAAGFWVISGAARGIDTAAHRGALAAGKTVAVLGCGVDVVYPPENAALLDEIARAGCVISEYAPGTQPHAAFFPARNRIISGMSRGVVVVEAAEKSGALITADFALEEGRDVFAVPGSIFSAASQGAHRLIKQGAKLVERAADILEEYGQTDGQRKPDMPDLTAAEQAVYDSLTYDTLLTVEEIVIKTGMLPSTAAYIVLQLELRGLVAEHAGQRYARAAKEGIR, encoded by the coding sequence ATGAATAAATTATACATGGCGGGATTGCAAATGACTCCGGGGATCGGTACGGCCAGACTGCATCAATTGCTGCGCTTTTTCGGCAGTGCCGAGCAGGTTTGGCGGGCTGATTTAAAGGATTTATGTTTATCCCGGTGTTTGGATGAGCAAACTTGTCATATTTTTCTGGAACACAGGGAAAAGCTAGATATAGAGCAATTGGCTGAAGCGTGGGAGCGGGCTTCTATTAAGCTGTGCTCGCTGGAGGAGCCGGAATACCCCGCTTTGCTTACCTGTTCATTCAGACCGCCGCAGGTGCTGTTTTACCGCGGTACGCTGCCGAAGCATGACAAGCTTATCGGTATTGTGGGAGCCCGCCGTGCTTCGGTCTACGGTAAGAATGCGGCGGAAAGACTGGCCCATGATGTAGCTGCTGCCGGTTTCTGGGTGATCAGCGGCGCGGCGCGCGGTATTGATACGGCCGCTCACCGGGGTGCTTTAGCAGCGGGAAAAACGGTAGCCGTGCTGGGTTGTGGCGTCGATGTCGTATATCCACCGGAAAACGCCGCCTTGTTGGACGAGATTGCCAGAGCCGGCTGTGTTATTTCTGAATATGCGCCGGGGACTCAGCCTCATGCAGCTTTTTTCCCGGCTCGCAACCGGATTATCAGTGGCATGTCGCGTGGCGTGGTGGTTGTGGAGGCGGCGGAAAAAAGCGGCGCACTGATTACGGCCGACTTTGCCCTGGAAGAAGGGCGCGATGTGTTTGCCGTACCGGGCAGCATTTTTTCGGCCGCTTCCCAGGGAGCACACCGGCTAATTAAACAGGGGGCCAAGCTTGTGGAACGGGCTGCGGATATTTTGGAAGAGTATGGACAAACAGACGGGCAGCGAAAGCCGGACATGCCGGATTTGACGGCGGCGGAACAAGCGGTATATGATAGTCTTACGTATGATACCTTGCTGACTGTTGAGGAAATTGTGATAAAAACAGGGATGTTGCCGTCAACAGCGGCGTATATAGTATTGCAGTTAGAGTTACGTGGTTTGGTGGCCGAGCACGCAGGTCAGCGGTATGCTCGTGCTGCTAAGGAGGGAATTAGGTGA